In the Bacillus sp. FJAT-42376 genome, GCTAAAGCACTAAACCTCCGTCCCCCTCCTCGAAAACTGCAGGCGGCACAGGTGATACTGCTCTCAATGCTTGTTCCCCTTTTGCTTTAAAGGGCCGGGGGTCAGAGTCATGCACTGACCCCCGCCTAGCTAAAGCACTAAACCTCCGTCCCCGCCTCCATAAAAACAAGTGTTCACTCCGCCCCCGTCATCCTTTGCTCCATCCCCCGCCGCGGTACCGTATTGGGGGTCAGTGCACCCGCCAGGTCCCGCCAGACCCCGCCATCCAATCAGAAGCCAATTCTCCTCCCCCAGAAAAGCGCACCCATTCCCCACTGGCCGGTATCGATTCTCCGATTCCTTGCACCAACCCCAATTTCTGATAAACTGTAAGAAGGTTATTTTCGCACGCTTGGATGCGATTTATATAGAAAAAAAGGCAGGAGGTTTCTGCCTTGAAAGGATGTTGACATGAGTAAGACAGTGGTTTTGGCTGAAAAGCCTTCTGTTGCGAGGGATATTGCGCGGGTGCTGAAGGCGGATCGGAAAGGCAATGGTTATTTGGAGGGCGGACAGTATATTGTGACGTGGGCTCTTGGGCATTTGGTGACACTTGCGGATCCTGAGGCGTATGATCAGAAGTTCAAGACGTGGGATTTGAATGAGCTGCCGATTATGCCGGATCGTTTAAAGCTGACGGTCATTAAGCAGAGCAGCAGGCAGTTTAATGCGGTAAAGGCCGTTTTGAACCGGGGAGACGTGAAAGAGATTGTCATTGCAACCGATGCCGGGCGTGAAGGGGAGCTTGTCGCGCGCTGGATTCTGGAAAAGGCGAAGGTGAATAAGCCGCTGAAGCGTCTGTGGATTTCTTCTGTGACAGACCAGGCGATTCGCCAGGGATTCAAAAACCTGAAGGACGGAAAGGAATATGAGTTTCTCTATCATTCAGCCGTTGCCCGTTCTGAAGCGGATTGGTTCGTCGGGATCAACGCTACCCGCGCGCTGACGACGAAGTTTAATGCGCAGCTTTCCTGCGGACGTGTGCAAACGCCGACGCTTGCGATGATTGCCAAACGGGAAGAGGAAATCAGCCAGTTTAAGCCGAAGCCATTTTACGGCATTTCTGCATCGGCAAACAATGGCCTGAAGCTGACATGGCGCCACAAGAAGACGAACGAAACGAGAATGTTCGACAAAGCCGAGGCCGACAGCCTGCTGAAAAAGCTTCAGCATGAAGAGGCAGTTATAAAGGAAGTAAAAAGAACAAACAAAAAAAGCTTTGCCCCTGCACTGTATGATTTAACGGAACTGCAGAGGGATGCATATAAGCGTTTCGAGTACTCGGCGAAACAGACATTGTCCATTATGCAAAAGCTTTATGAACAGCATAAGGCTGTTACGTACCCGCGTACCGATTCGAGGTATTTGACATCGGATATGGCCGGGACGCTGATGGATCGTGTCAAAGCGGTTGAAGTTAAACCGTACGCGCCTTATGCGGCAGCCATTTTGAGAAAAGGTATCAAGGTCAGCAAGGCGTTTGTGGATGACGCGAAGGTTTCGGATCACCATGCAATCATCCCAACAGAAGAAACGCCGCTGCTGTCTTCGCTTACAAGTCAGGAGCGGAATATTTATGACCTGATTGTGAGACGGTTCCTTGCTGTTCTCTCTGATCCTTATGAATATGAACAAACGTCCATTACGGCCGTAATCGGCGGCGAAGAATTTACAGCGAAGGGGAACCGTGTTCTTTCCCTGGGCTGGAAAGAGGCGGCGGGAAAAGAGGCGGATGAGGAATCTGCTTCAGATGTTCCGCTTGTAAAAGAAGGAGACCGTTTGAATCCGAAGCTTGTTCAGACGGCTGGAGAAACAAAACCGCCTGAACGCTTTAATGAAGGAACGCTTCTTTCAGCGATGGAAAACCCGGCGAAATTTATGGCAGGGGAGAATAAAGAGTTAATCAAGACCATCGGGGAAACGGGAGGTCTTGGAACTGTTGCGACCCGTGCGGATATTATTGAAAAACTGTTCAGCTCATTTGTCATTGAGAAGCGGGGCCGTGACATTGCGGTCACATCGAAGGGCAAGCAGCTTCTCGGACTCGTTCCGGAAGAACTGAAGTCTCCCGTACTGACGGCTGAATGGGAGCAGAAGCTTGCGGCTATTGCGAAAGGCAAGCTTCCGAAGGACCGGTTTATTTCAGAAATGAAGACGTATGCCGGTCAGGTCGTTACAGACATAAAGAACAGCGGGCAAAAATTCAAGCACGACAATGTGACGGGAACAAAATGTCCGGATTGCGGCAAGCTGATGCTTGAAGTGAAAGGGAAAAAGGGCAAAATGCTTGTCTGTCAGGACCGGGAGTGCGGCAGCCGGAAAAACATTTCGAAGACGACAAATGCGCGCTGTCCAAAATGCCATAAGCGTCTTGAGCTCCGCGGAGAAGGAGAAGGCCAAATTTTCACGTGTGTGTGCGGCCACCGCGAGAAGCTTTCCACATTTAATGAACGGAAAAAGAAAGAGAAGAATCATAAAGTATCAAAAAAAGAAGTCGCCAACTATATGAAAAAACAAGATGATGATGATTTTTCCAATAATGCTTTAGCGGATGCGCTTGCCAAGCTGAAGCTCAAATAAAAACCAAAGGTTGATCTTAGTATGAGCATGTTATCGGTTGAAAATTTATATAAAACATACGGGGAAAAGGTGCTTTTCGACCACCTTTCTTTCTCCATATCAGAAAAGCAGCGCATCGGTTTGATTGGTGTGAACGGAACGGGGAAGTCAACGCTTCTGAAATATTTGGCAGGTCAGGAAACGGCAGAATCCGGTTCGATGACCCATGCCAACCAGTTTCACATTGAATATCTGCCTCAAGCATCGGATCTGAACGAGGAGTTAACGGTGCTTGACCAGATTTATTTCGGGGAGGCCGCGATTATGAGAGGGATGAGGGACTATGAAAAAGCCCTCGCCCTCCTTGAACAGGATCCTGCGGATGAAAAAAAGCAGGCTTCCCTCATGGCCATGCAGCAAACAGTCGATGAACTGAATGCGTGGGACGCCATTACGACAGCTAAAACCGTCCTGACCCGTCTTGGAATTACGAGCTTTACCAAAAAAATAAGCGAGCTTTCAGGCGGCCAGAAAAAACGGGTCGCCATCGCGAAGGCCCTGATTCAGCCTGCCAATCTACTGATTCTGGATGAGCCGACGAACCATCTTGACCAGGATACGATCGAGTGGCTTGAAGCGTTTCTTGCCCAGTACAAAGGCGCTTTTATTGTTGTGACGCATGACCGGTATTTCCTGAACCGGGTGACGAACCAGATTTTTGAGCTTGATAAAGGAAAACTGTATACGTACGAAGGCAACTATGAAATGTTTTTGGAGAAAAAAGCGGAGCGGGAAGAACAGGAAATTCAAAGTGAAGTAAAGCATCACAATACCCTGAGACGGGAACTTGCCTGGCTGCGCCGCGGGGCGAAGGCGAGAACGACGAAACAAAAGGCACGCATCCAGCGTGTGGAAGATATGAAAGAGCAAAAGTTTGATACAGCGAAGCATGATCTTCAGTTTGCCCTCGGAAGTACAAGGCTCGGGAAAAAGGTCATGGAGCTCACAGACGTAAGTAAGCAATTCGGAGATGTGCCGCTCGTAAAAGATTTCAGCTACCTGGTCGTTCCCGGTGACCGCCTTGGACTGATCGGTCCGAATGGAACGGGAAAAACCACCCTGCTGAATATGCTGGCAGGGAAAATCCAGCCGGACAGCGGAGTGATTGAAACGGGAGAGACTGTGAAAATCGGGTATTACACACAGGACCATTCCGATATGGATGAGAACCTTCGTATGATTGATTACATTAAAGAAACAGCGGAGATTGTCCATACCATCGATGGAACGGCGATAACCGCCGAGCAGATGCTGGAGCGTTTTCTATTCCCGAGATCGATGCAGTATACCTACATCCGCAAGCTATCCGGGGGGGAACGCCGCCGTCTTTACCTTTTAAATGTACTGATGCAGGAACCGAATGTTCTATTCCTGGATGAGCCGACAAACGATCTGGATACGCAGACGCTCAGCGTGCTGGAGGAATACCTGGATCATTTCCCGGGCGTCGTGATTACCGTATCCCATGACCGGTACTTTTTGGACCGGGTCATTGATCAGCTGTTCATCTTTAAAGGACACGGCCTGATCGAACGTTTTTACGGGAACTACACAGAGTATGTGGAAGAGCGGAAAATCCAGACGGCCGAGAAAAAAGCAGCTAAACCCGCTGAAACGGCAAAACCCGTGAAAGAAACGAGGAAAAAGCTTTCCTATAAGGAGCAGCAGGAATGGAACGGTCTGGAAGATCAAATTGCAGCATTGGAAGAAAAACTGAGTGAACTTCAGACCGGGATTGATCAGGCCGGAAGTGATTTCGGCAAAATTCAAAAGCTGATGCAGGAGCAAAAGGAAACGGAAGAGAAGCTCGAATACTCAATGGAGCGGTGGGAAGAGCTCTCCCTGATCCTTGAGGAAATTGACCAGGCTAAATCCTGACAAAAACCGCCGGATGATCCGGCGGTTTTTACTGTACTATGGACGGATTCTGCTGTAAAATTCTAGTCATACTCTATTTTTGTTTTGACCCTGGCAGAGGCACAATCATTGCTAAGAATTGTTGGAATCCGCCGTCAGAATACTTAATTTACCAGTCTGATCTATTCGTTTTTTTGAATAAAAAATGATAGGGTAGTAAATAGAACGAATCAGTAAGGGGTGAAACGATGAAACCTCCTGAGAAATTTGCACACAGTCTTCTTGAGGGAGATCATAAATCCGCGTGGGATATGATTCATCGTCAAATGAACGAAGGTGCAAGTACCCTTGATTTATTTGAGGGGCTAATAACAAAAGCAATGAGATATATAGGCGAACTGTGGGAGAATAATGAGGTAACCGTGGCGGATGAGCATTTGGCTACGTCGACCTGCGATTATATCCTGGCAAAATATCACTATCTTTTGAGAGAGAAAAATGGGAACCCTTCTTCAGATAAAAAGAAAGCTATGTTTTTGTGCGTGCAGGATGAAGACCATTACCTTGGTCTGAAAATGGTCCATATTTTATTCGAGGAAAATGGCTGGGAAACGAAGTTTATGGGTCCCAACCTGCCGCTTGAATATGCAGTATCTGCGGCTCAGAGCTGGCAGCCGCATGTAATCGGTCTGTCTTTTAGTTTGAGCTACCGTGCAGGGGTGCTTAAATATTATATTGAGAAGCTCGAGGCCATAGAAACCGAACCGACCGTGCTGCTTGGAGGCCGTCTTCTTGCTACCCATGATTTTACCCAATATGGTTCTGAACGGACATGCTTCGTCCCGTCTCTTTATCAGCTTGCTGACTGGTTCCATTTAGAGCAGTCCGGAGGAGGTCAAGTTGTCAAATAGCAAACATATGCCTTTGGCATACTTCTTAATCAACAGGCAATTCGAGATCCTTGAATGCTCTGATGAAGCCAGGGATCTTTTTTCATTTCAGGATGATTCATCAATTCTTGAACTTGCTGATAGTGAGAGCCGCCCAAAGGCTATGAAATTTTTGACGGGGGACGGAAAAAAAGAGGCGGAGCTTGCTCTGCTCACAAAAAGCGGGACACTCGCAACCTTTAAGCTTGCGGTTAAGTGGGATGGTGAAATCGGGCATTTAGTCTGTCACCCCCAGGATTTGCATATGGCAGAGCTCATCAGCAAAATCAGTGATCAGCAGAGACGCCTTGCCGAGACGGATTTGGAGCTGCTTTTCCAAAAAGAAGCGCTTGAAAAATCATTGGAGAAAATCACCGAACTGTCTGGACCTGCGATTACAATATCACCGAAGCTGGTGCTCATTCCTCTGTTTGGAAATTTGGAGGAAAACTTGATCAGCAGGAACCGGACTAGATTGCTGAACAGTCTTTTTGAAAAAGACTTTGAACATGCCATCTTAGATTTTCACGGGATCGGATCGCTGACAGGAGACGGACTGGAAGAACTCGGGAAACTGACGGCTGAATTCAGGCTCATGGGTGTGGAACCGATGTTTACAGGCCTTACACCTTCCCATGTGAAAGCGATGAACCAATCGGAAGCCGCTCTTGATGTCCTGTCTGTCAGTACCTTGCCAAAAGCCATTCAAACCTATTTTTCTTCCTAATAAAAGCCGCCGGTTTATAAACCGGCGGCTTTTTCGCTTTCTATTCAATATTTTGCCATTCCAGGTCAATAAAGTTCTGGGATGCAAGCTTTTCTAGCCTTTTTTCAAAAGTTTCAGAGATTGAGGCCGCTTCCTCAGACTTGGCAGAGAACTCTTGGTCCAGCCGGTTTTGTTCATCCTCCGTATCCGCTTCATAATAGGCTCTATCCAGTTTCATCGATTCTAAGTAGCTTTTCAGCGATTTCATGTACAATCGGTGAATATCCGCCAGCCGTTCAGAATCCGGCCGAAACGCTTCTACTTTTTGCAGAAAGCCGGGATAGTTTTTATAGGCCTTATCAAGGATGGCTATATATTCCTCTTCGGACATCTTTTCATTTTGATACGCATCCTCGTATTCACTGATAATCTTATACTCGGCTGTATTCCAATCGGTCACTTGATCAATATAGGAATCAATTTCTTTTTGCTCCGGGCTGCACGCTGTAAGGAGAAGCGCCCCCAGCATAAAAAGGAAAAGCATGATCAGTCGGTTCATCTATTGTCTCCCTCGTCTGTTTTAATTTAGATGGGGCGGTTAGCCGCCGGTTGAGGTATATTGAAACAGGGATCGTACCCTGTCACACTTAGTGCAGCTATGAGGGCGTTCCTTTTTCCTTGGGCGGGCGCATGAAAGAGTCTTCCGCCTTCCGCTTCAATCAACAGTGAATAAATTAGCTCTCTTAAACTTGGCTGTTGCTTTCCGCTGCAGGCGCTCAGCGACCAGCGGGGCGGGCGGTGAGCCTCCTCGCCGCTATGCGTCTGCGGGTTCTCACCTGTCCCGCTGCTCTAAGCAGGAGTCTCGCGCCTTCCACTTCAATCAACTAGTTTTAAAAATCAACATTAGGCTTTAACCGAGCCAATAAATTAAAAACCCCCGGAATGCTCTCGCAGCCTTCCGAGGGAATCCATTTCCATCCAATGTTTTATGATTAAAATACCTTCGTCGTCCAGCTTTCGCAGTTCCACACCTCTGTCGCCAGTCCCTGATAAAATTCAGGTTCATGGGAGATCATGAGGATGCTTCCTTTATAAGCAAGGAGGGCACGCTTTAATTCTTCCTTTGCATCTACGTCCAGGTGATTGGTCGGCTCATCGAGTACGAGAAGGTTGCTCTCCGTGTTCATCAATTTGCAGAAACGGACCTTTGCTTTTTCCCCTCCGCTCAGCACTTCAATTTTGCTTTCAATGTGCTTCGTCGTCAGGCCGCATTTGGCAAGGGCTGCACGGACTTCCGCCTGATTAAGAGAGGGGAATGCGTTCCATACTTCCTCTATGCACGTATTATAATTGCTTGTTTTCACTTCCTGCTCGAAATAGCCGATGTTGAGATAATCCCCGCGTTCCACTGCGCCTGACAGCGGTTTGATTTCTCCAAGGATGCTGCGGAGGAGGGTTGTTTTACCGATTCCGTTTGCACCGACAAGAGCGATCTTCTGTCCGCGTTCCATCCGGAGGTTAAGAGGGTTTGAGAGGGGCTCATTGTACCCGATCACCAAATCCTTCGTTTCGAAAATCACTTTTCCTGCTGCGCGGGACTCTTTGAAGTTGAACTGAGGCTTTGGTTTTTCCGCAGCAAGCTCAATGACATCCATTTTATCCAGCTTCTTTTGACGGGACATAGCCATATTACGTGTAGAAACGCGCGCTTTGTTCCGGGCAACGAAGTCCTTTAAATCGGCAATTTCGGCCTGCTGTTTTTTAAAGGCTGATTCAAGCTGCTGTTTTTTCACTTCATATACTTTCATGAAATCATGATAATCGCCGACATAGCGGTTCAGTTCCTGATTCTCCATATGATAGATCAGGTTGATTACGCTGTTCAAAAAGGGAATATCATGCGAAATCAGGATAAAAGCATTCTCATATTCCTGCAGATAGCGCTTCAGCCACTCAATGTGCTGTTCGTCCAAGTAGTTCGTCGGCTCATCAAGTAAAAGAATGTCCGGCTTTTCTAAAAGAAGCTTGGCGAGAAGGACTTTTGTCCGCTGGCCTCCGCTTAAATCCTGAACCTCACGCTCAAGGCCGATATCGGTCAGGCCCAGTCCGCGGGCAACCTCTTCCACCTTTGAATCAATGACATAAAAGTCATTATTCGTAAGGGTGTCCTGCAATACTCCTACATCCTCCAGAAGTTTTTCAAGCTCTTCCGGAGTGGCACTGCCCATTTTATCGTACATGCCGTTCATTTCAGCTTCGATATCAAACAAATACTGAAAAGCGCCTTGCAAAACCTGGCGCATCGTCTGGCCCTTTTCCAATTGAGTATGCTGATCCAGATAGCCGACACGCACTTTTTTGGACCATTCCACTTTTCCTTCATCCGGCTCAAGCTTTCCGGTAATGATGTTCATGAACGTGGATTTACCTTCCCCGTTCGCTCCGATCAATCCGATGTGCTCGCCCTTCAAAAGACGGAAGGAAACGTTGTTGAATATAGCCCGGTCACCAAAACCGTGGCTGAGATCTTTAACTGATAATACACTCATTTTATACACCTTTTCCTTTTATATAGGCTATGTTCAAGCATGGTGCTGTAACGCCTGTTGATTGGAGAGGAAAGAAATCGGCGGAAACGGAAATCAGCAGGCAGTTTACCCGTACTTGTATAGTCAAAATGATTAGATTTATGCTCACTCCATGATTATATCGAACCAGGCTGTTTAGTTAAAGAGAGAGGAGGAAGAAAAAGAAAGAGAATTTCCGGAAAGAATGAAGGGGAATGCCGTTGCAATTTGATTATTTCCCGGGAAAAACTGCGGTAATTCATGTGTAATTTAGCGATTCAAGGCTGGATGGCTGACATCATGCTGTATTTCCTGATAATTTAAAGGAAAAACAAAAAAGGGGCTAAAACATGTCAAATAAAAAAGAAATCCGCGAAAAGGTATGGAGCCTTTTAGAAGAAGAGAAGCTCGGCAGGTTTCCGTTTCCTCTCAAGGGAAGAATTCCAAATGTGAAAGGGGCAGAAAAAGCCGCGGCGTTCGTTGTGCAGATGCCAGAATATAAACAGGCAAAGGTCGTCAAAGTGAATCCTGACGCGCCTCAGCTGCCATTGAGGGCACAGGTGCTGAAAGACGGGAAAACTCTTCTGGTGCCGACGCCGAGGCTGAAAGCAGGGTTTATCCAGGTGAAACCGGAATGGGTGCCGGCAGGGGAAGAACGAAGAGCAGCCAGTTTAAGTCATATAAAGGACTATGGAAAGCTATTGCCGTTATCAGAGATGCCGCAAATCGACCTGATTGTCGTCGGGTCTGTTGCGATGACCTCAGATGGCAGACGGCTCGGAAAGGGAGAAGGCTATGCCGACAGGGAATATGCCATCATAAGAGAACTTGGCAATCCGGAGGTCCCGGTCGTGACAACCGTCAACAGCCGGCAGGTTGTAGAGGATGATATTCCGGTGGAAGAATTTGATTTAACGGCGGATTGGATTGCAACAGAGGAAGGGCTGTTTAAGACAGGCTCGAATGTCAGGAAGCCTGAGGGCATTGTATGGAGCCGGGTTACAGAGGAAGAGCTTCATGAAATGCCGGTGCTGCAGGAAATCAAAGAATGGACGAAACATAAAAAAAATCCCCTTTAAGCCTTTATGCTTAAAGGGGATTTCTTCGTGATCAGATTTTCGCATAAAGCGGATCGGTCACTTTAACGAGCTGTTTCCCAAGGTTAGAGCCTTTGAACAGACCAAGGAATGCCTCCGGAATGTTTTCAAAGCCTTCGACGATGGTTTCTTCATATTTCAGGCTGCCATTCTGCACCCATGCTCCCAGCTCATGGGAGCCTTCTTCAAAGCGGTCTGCGTAGTCTCCGACAACAAACCCTTTCATCAAAGCACTTGATTTGATGAGCTTCGTTTGAACGCGGGGACCTAAATCTTCCCCGGCTTTATTATAAGAGGAGATGGCTCCGCAGATTGGAACACGCGCAAATTTGTTCAACAGGCTGTATACGGCATCGGAAATTTCACCGCCGACGTTGTCGAAATACACATCGACTCCATTTGGACACGCTTTTTCAAGCGCTTTTTCAACATCATCGGTTTTGTAATTAATGGTTTCATCGAACCCGATTTCTTTCAGGTACTTAATTTTGTCATCGGAGCCTGCAATTCCAACGACGCGGGCGCCTTTAATCTTTGCAATTTGACCGACAATGGAACCGACGGCCCCTGCAGCACCGGAGACAACGACGGTTTCGCCTTCCTGAGGCTGTCCGATATGAAGAAGCCCGAAATAGGCTGTCAGTCCGGGCATCCCTAAAACGCCAAGCGCAGTCGTGATCGGTGCCACATTCGGATCAATTTTGCGGACAGCTTTTGCCGGAACTGCGGAATATTCCTGCCAGCCAAGCATGCCGACAATGGTGTCTCCGCGTTTAAAGTCAGGAGAATTCGACTGAACGATTTCGCCGACAGCTCCTCCATGAATGACTTCATTAAGAGGGAAAGGCTCTACGTACGATTTCGTATCCTGCATTCTGCCCCTCATATAAGGGTCTACAGATAGGTAAAGGGTGCGGACGAGCACTTCTCCTTCTTTCGGTTCGGGGACATTGGTTTCAGTAAAGCGGAATGTGCTTGCATCCGGCATTCCGTTCGGACGCTGTGCAAGCTGGATTTGCTTTTGAGTTGTTTTTTCCATTGTCAATTCCTCCTTGAATTCGCGTATCTATATTTACCCTATCATCATGCACAAGCTTGTTCAAAGAATACACCTTGAAAAAGGCATATTCATTTTGGCGTGCAGGAAAGTTTCAGGGTAAAGTGGAAAAAGGGAGGGATTGAATGTGAAAATTGTCATTGTTGGTGCCGGCCTTTCAGGTTTAACGGCCGCAGCGGTATTAAAAGAAAATGGTCTGACAGATGTAACCCTGATTGATAAAGGGAGAAGTCCGGGCGGAAGGCTTGCTACACGGAGAATCGGCGGCGGAAGAGCAGATCATGGAGCGCAGTTTTTTACCGTAAGGACAGATGAACTGAAAAAAAGAACAGCTCAATGGCTGGAAGCCGGGTGGATAAAAGAATGGTACGCGGATCCATATCCCCGATATACCGGTACGGAAGGGATGAACAGTCTGGCAAAAAAACTGGCGGCCGATCTTGATGTGAGAACGGACATGAAGATTGTCCGCGTGGAGGAGGTGCCCGGAGGATTTCAGCTATTCTCTGAAAAAGGGGAAAGCATCCAAAGCGCTGCAGTCCTACTGACCATTCCAGCCCCGCAGGCAGCTGAACTGCTGAATGCAAGCTCAATACCCGGTGCGAAGGAGCTTGAGGAGATAAAATTTAATCCGTGCCTGGCTGCTTTAGTGACAGTGAAAGAGAAAAGCAGCATTGGCGATCACGGGCATCTTGACCGCTCGCTGCCGGACGGGATCGAAAGAATGGCCGATCAGTCCGCAAAAGGAATTTCACCTGTGCCGATTACAGTCATTTATATGACGGGTGAATGGTCGAAAGAGCATTTTGAAATGGCGGACGATGAAATTTTATCGCTGATTTTAAAGAAGGCAGAAGCGTATATAGGCGAAGGAAATGTGGAAGCAGTTCAGCTGAAGAAATGGCGGTATGCTGAAGCAGTAAAGCCTTATCAACACCCTTTTCTGGATTTGAATCAGAAGCATCCTTTCCTTATAGCAGGAGATGCCTTCTTGAAAGAAAACGATCCGGCCGGGCGGACAAGGTTCGAAAGCGCGTATCTGTCAGGGACAGCGGCAGGAGAAGAACTGGTTCGAAGAATGAGAGACAGTATATAAATCAAACGTTTGTTTAAGTCCCTGGGCACAGCCATTCACGCAGACAGCCCCGCTGGAATGGGCTGAAAAGAGAAAGAAAACCGTGCTTAAGCCATTGTGCATGGTTTCTGGCATAAGAAAACGCCGGATACAAATATCCGGCGTTTTTTACTGGATTGATATGAATTAAAAAGGATATTTCCTCGGCTCATCCATGACCCCGATCCATTTCACGGTTGTGAATTTTTCGATGGCCCACTCTCCGCCGAAGCGTCCGATTCCTGAGTGCTTCTCTCCTCCGAAGGCAACGTGTGCTTCGTCGTTTACGGATTGGTCATTTACATGAATCATGCCTGTCTCGATTTCTTTAGCGGCGCGGACCCCGCGGTGAACGTCTCCGCTGAAAATTGAGCCGCTCAGGCCGTATTCAGAATCATTGGCGATGGCAATGGCTTCCTCCTCATTTTTGGCACGGAGGAGCGGTGCCACAGGG is a window encoding:
- the topB gene encoding DNA topoisomerase III translates to MSKTVVLAEKPSVARDIARVLKADRKGNGYLEGGQYIVTWALGHLVTLADPEAYDQKFKTWDLNELPIMPDRLKLTVIKQSSRQFNAVKAVLNRGDVKEIVIATDAGREGELVARWILEKAKVNKPLKRLWISSVTDQAIRQGFKNLKDGKEYEFLYHSAVARSEADWFVGINATRALTTKFNAQLSCGRVQTPTLAMIAKREEEISQFKPKPFYGISASANNGLKLTWRHKKTNETRMFDKAEADSLLKKLQHEEAVIKEVKRTNKKSFAPALYDLTELQRDAYKRFEYSAKQTLSIMQKLYEQHKAVTYPRTDSRYLTSDMAGTLMDRVKAVEVKPYAPYAAAILRKGIKVSKAFVDDAKVSDHHAIIPTEETPLLSSLTSQERNIYDLIVRRFLAVLSDPYEYEQTSITAVIGGEEFTAKGNRVLSLGWKEAAGKEADEESASDVPLVKEGDRLNPKLVQTAGETKPPERFNEGTLLSAMENPAKFMAGENKELIKTIGETGGLGTVATRADIIEKLFSSFVIEKRGRDIAVTSKGKQLLGLVPEELKSPVLTAEWEQKLAAIAKGKLPKDRFISEMKTYAGQVVTDIKNSGQKFKHDNVTGTKCPDCGKLMLEVKGKKGKMLVCQDRECGSRKNISKTTNARCPKCHKRLELRGEGEGQIFTCVCGHREKLSTFNERKKKEKNHKVSKKEVANYMKKQDDDDFSNNALADALAKLKLK
- a CDS encoding B12-binding domain-containing protein, translated to MKPPEKFAHSLLEGDHKSAWDMIHRQMNEGASTLDLFEGLITKAMRYIGELWENNEVTVADEHLATSTCDYILAKYHYLLREKNGNPSSDKKKAMFLCVQDEDHYLGLKMVHILFEENGWETKFMGPNLPLEYAVSAAQSWQPHVIGLSFSLSYRAGVLKYYIEKLEAIETEPTVLLGGRLLATHDFTQYGSERTCFVPSLYQLADWFHLEQSGGGQVVK
- a CDS encoding ABC-F family ATP-binding cassette domain-containing protein, which produces MSVLSVKDLSHGFGDRAIFNNVSFRLLKGEHIGLIGANGEGKSTFMNIITGKLEPDEGKVEWSKKVRVGYLDQHTQLEKGQTMRQVLQGAFQYLFDIEAEMNGMYDKMGSATPEELEKLLEDVGVLQDTLTNNDFYVIDSKVEEVARGLGLTDIGLEREVQDLSGGQRTKVLLAKLLLEKPDILLLDEPTNYLDEQHIEWLKRYLQEYENAFILISHDIPFLNSVINLIYHMENQELNRYVGDYHDFMKVYEVKKQQLESAFKKQQAEIADLKDFVARNKARVSTRNMAMSRQKKLDKMDVIELAAEKPKPQFNFKESRAAGKVIFETKDLVIGYNEPLSNPLNLRMERGQKIALVGANGIGKTTLLRSILGEIKPLSGAVERGDYLNIGYFEQEVKTSNYNTCIEEVWNAFPSLNQAEVRAALAKCGLTTKHIESKIEVLSGGEKAKVRFCKLMNTESNLLVLDEPTNHLDVDAKEELKRALLAYKGSILMISHEPEFYQGLATEVWNCESWTTKVF
- a CDS encoding 5-formyltetrahydrofolate cyclo-ligase, producing the protein MSNKKEIREKVWSLLEEEKLGRFPFPLKGRIPNVKGAEKAAAFVVQMPEYKQAKVVKVNPDAPQLPLRAQVLKDGKTLLVPTPRLKAGFIQVKPEWVPAGEERRAASLSHIKDYGKLLPLSEMPQIDLIVVGSVAMTSDGRRLGKGEGYADREYAIIRELGNPEVPVVTTVNSRQVVEDDIPVEEFDLTADWIATEEGLFKTGSNVRKPEGIVWSRVTEEELHEMPVLQEIKEWTKHKKNPL
- a CDS encoding FAD-dependent oxidoreductase encodes the protein MKIVIVGAGLSGLTAAAVLKENGLTDVTLIDKGRSPGGRLATRRIGGGRADHGAQFFTVRTDELKKRTAQWLEAGWIKEWYADPYPRYTGTEGMNSLAKKLAADLDVRTDMKIVRVEEVPGGFQLFSEKGESIQSAAVLLTIPAPQAAELLNASSIPGAKELEEIKFNPCLAALVTVKEKSSIGDHGHLDRSLPDGIERMADQSAKGISPVPITVIYMTGEWSKEHFEMADDEILSLILKKAEAYIGEGNVEAVQLKKWRYAEAVKPYQHPFLDLNQKHPFLIAGDAFLKENDPAGRTRFESAYLSGTAAGEELVRRMRDSI
- a CDS encoding ABC-F family ATP-binding cassette domain-containing protein; translated protein: MSMLSVENLYKTYGEKVLFDHLSFSISEKQRIGLIGVNGTGKSTLLKYLAGQETAESGSMTHANQFHIEYLPQASDLNEELTVLDQIYFGEAAIMRGMRDYEKALALLEQDPADEKKQASLMAMQQTVDELNAWDAITTAKTVLTRLGITSFTKKISELSGGQKKRVAIAKALIQPANLLILDEPTNHLDQDTIEWLEAFLAQYKGAFIVVTHDRYFLNRVTNQIFELDKGKLYTYEGNYEMFLEKKAEREEQEIQSEVKHHNTLRRELAWLRRGAKARTTKQKARIQRVEDMKEQKFDTAKHDLQFALGSTRLGKKVMELTDVSKQFGDVPLVKDFSYLVVPGDRLGLIGPNGTGKTTLLNMLAGKIQPDSGVIETGETVKIGYYTQDHSDMDENLRMIDYIKETAEIVHTIDGTAITAEQMLERFLFPRSMQYTYIRKLSGGERRRLYLLNVLMQEPNVLFLDEPTNDLDTQTLSVLEEYLDHFPGVVITVSHDRYFLDRVIDQLFIFKGHGLIERFYGNYTEYVEERKIQTAEKKAAKPAETAKPVKETRKKLSYKEQQEWNGLEDQIAALEEKLSELQTGIDQAGSDFGKIQKLMQEQKETEEKLEYSMERWEELSLILEEIDQAKS
- a CDS encoding NADP-dependent oxidoreductase; its protein translation is MEKTTQKQIQLAQRPNGMPDASTFRFTETNVPEPKEGEVLVRTLYLSVDPYMRGRMQDTKSYVEPFPLNEVIHGGAVGEIVQSNSPDFKRGDTIVGMLGWQEYSAVPAKAVRKIDPNVAPITTALGVLGMPGLTAYFGLLHIGQPQEGETVVVSGAAGAVGSIVGQIAKIKGARVVGIAGSDDKIKYLKEIGFDETINYKTDDVEKALEKACPNGVDVYFDNVGGEISDAVYSLLNKFARVPICGAISSYNKAGEDLGPRVQTKLIKSSALMKGFVVGDYADRFEEGSHELGAWVQNGSLKYEETIVEGFENIPEAFLGLFKGSNLGKQLVKVTDPLYAKI